The genomic window TCGGGACCAATTAATATCGTGATGGATTCTCCAGCTTTGATTTGATCTTTAAATTTTAATTTCTCTCCGTCTTCGCAGTGCGCTATAAATTTAGAACCTTCTTGAGCTGTTTTTATGAAATCAGAAAAACGAATGGCGGGAGCCAAAGTTGGCAAATAGGAGTGAAGCGATTGTTTCATCGCAGATTGTAAGATTTTCTCAAACCGTTCTGTTTTGATGACTTTTCGCTCACTGTTCTGACAAATAATTGGTGTGATTTGATCCACGCCAATTTCAGTGGCTTTTTCGATAAACCACTCGTAACGATCGTTCATTTTTGTGGGTGCAACGGCTAGGTTAATTGTATAAGATCTTGGCGCTTCAAAGGTTGATTTTAAGATGGTAACCACACATTTGTTATGGTTTGGGATGACCACTTCTGCTTCAAACATCCACCCTTTTCCGTTGGTGATTAGAAGCAAATCTCCCGTAGATTTCCGCAATACTTTTACAATATGACGACTTTCATCTTTTGAAAAGTTAAAAGTTTCTGTAGACGCCTCCAGCTCTGAATTGTAGAATAATTGCATTTGAGTTATAGTTTAAGTCGAGCCGTAGCCATAATGCTTTGATCCGCGTAATTTTTCTCTAAATATTTTAAATGCCCTACAATCGCAATCATTGCGGCATTGTCCGTTGTGAATTCAAAAGCAGGCACAAAGGTTTTCCAACCATAGCGACTTTCAGCTTCTTTCAAAGCGTCTCTGATTCCTGAATTTGCAGAAACACCGCCGCCGATCGCAATGCGGTTGATTCCCGTTTCTTTGACAGCTAATTTTAGTTTGTCCATCAAAATTCCTACAATGGTATATTGGATGGACGCACACACATCATCCAGATTCTCTTCAATAAATTGAGGATTTTCTTTCAGCTGTTTTTGTATGAAGTATAAGATCGCTGTTTTTAACCCTGAAAAACTAAAATTGAGCCCCGCTACTTTAGGTTTCGTAAACTTAAACGCTTTCGGGTTTCCTAATTTTGCACGTTTGTCAATTTCGGGGCCAGCAGGATAGCCGAGTCCTAAAATTTTACCACTCTTGTCAAAGGCTTCTCCAACGGCATCATCAATCGTTTCGCCAATAACCGTCATTTTAAAATGAGCATCGACACGCACAATTTGCGTATGTCCACCAGAAATGGTCATCGCTAGAAATGGAAATTCAGGTTTTTCAGTATCTTCATTTTCAATAAAGTGTGCCAAAATAT from Formosa sp. Hel1_33_131 includes these protein-coding regions:
- a CDS encoding 16S rRNA (uracil(1498)-N(3))-methyltransferase: MQLFYNSELEASTETFNFSKDESRHIVKVLRKSTGDLLLITNGKGWMFEAEVVIPNHNKCVVTILKSTFEAPRSYTINLAVAPTKMNDRYEWFIEKATEIGVDQITPIICQNSERKVIKTERFEKILQSAMKQSLHSYLPTLAPAIRFSDFIKTAQEGSKFIAHCEDGEKLKFKDQIKAGESITILIGPEGDFSPKEIEEALKHQYIPVSLGASRLRTETAGIVASHTIQLCNE
- the tsaD gene encoding tRNA (adenosine(37)-N6)-threonylcarbamoyltransferase complex transferase subunit TsaD — protein: MRSKNTYILGIESSCDDTAAAILCNGNVLSNVVANQAIHQKYGGVVPELASRAHQQNIVPVVDQAIEQAGISLADLSAVAFTQGPGLMGSLLVGTSFAKSLAYGLDIPLIDVNHMQAHILAHFIENEDTEKPEFPFLAMTISGGHTQIVRVDAHFKMTVIGETIDDAVGEAFDKSGKILGLGYPAGPEIDKRAKLGNPKAFKFTKPKVAGLNFSFSGLKTAILYFIQKQLKENPQFIEENLDDVCASIQYTIVGILMDKLKLAVKETGINRIAIGGGVSANSGIRDALKEAESRYGWKTFVPAFEFTTDNAAMIAIVGHLKYLEKNYADQSIMATARLKL